One window of Lytechinus variegatus isolate NC3 chromosome 2, Lvar_3.0, whole genome shotgun sequence genomic DNA carries:
- the LOC121409567 gene encoding uncharacterized protein LOC121409567 has protein sequence MATTLKPTAVMCLVVLSYIAISEAFPHGNGQQSIYEHLIKSCPGYEEKKRGEGGCNSEVLDHVHDYAEGVRETPGYNGDRVESYLDQANNKQLCYLDENSDVQMVFDGCAAMEIVCATPSTVVDRCTTLKARRAFHPPTMPSQRRNTTPPPTPGPTTAVPATTV, from the exons ATGGCCACAACT ttgAAACCAACTGCTGTAATGTGCCTGGTTGTTTTATCATACATCGCGATATCTGAAGCATTCC CTCATGGAAATGGTCAACAAAGTATCTACGAACATCTTATCAAGTCTTGCCCCGGCTACGAGGAGAAGAAGCGAGGGGAGGGTGGCTGTAACTCTGAGGTCCTCGATCACGTGCACGACTACGCCGAGGGGGTGAGAGAAACTCCGGGTTACAATGGCGACAGAGTCGAGAGCTACCTCGACCAGGCGAACAATAAACAACTCTGCTACCTCGATGAAAATTCCGATGTCCAGATGGTCTTCGATGGTTGTGCCGCTATGGAGATCGTGTGTGCAACACCCTCAACAGTCGTCGATCGTTGTACCA CCCTGAAAGCAAGGAGGGCTTTCCATCCTCCTACCATGCCAAGCCAACGGAGAAATACGACCCCGCCACCTACCCCAGGGCCAACGACCGCTGTACCGGCAACGACTGTCTGA
- the LOC121409568 gene encoding uncharacterized protein LOC121409568, translating into MASSMKITIVGCLCLVALAFVKGQPTTTTSLETRYLLEMCEFYNKESASGCDFENVIEDVKEHGENLETPRGPFQNWDGNKVEEILDLAQGGNVFCNAKGGAILSACAAMEAVCGPSKVNLIRCQDVTQAPTTTNSVSPTTNNFPTNQPTITA; encoded by the exons ATGGCAAGTAGT ATGAAAATCACCATTGTTGGTTGTCTATGCTTGGTAGCCTTGGCGTTTGTGAAAGGGCAAC caacTACTACCACTTCACTGGAAACGCGATACCTCCTGGAGATGTGTGAATTCTACAACAAAGAAAGTGCTAGCGGCTGCGACTTTGAAAACGTGATCGAAGACGTGAAAGAACACGGAGAAAATCTGGAAACACCTCGAGGTCCCTTTCAGAATTGGGATGGTAACAAGGTTGAGGAAATCCTTGACTTGGCTCAAGGAGGAAATGTTTTCTGCAACGCCAAGGGAGGCGCCATCCTCAGCGCATGCGCAGCTATGGAAGCAGTTTGTGGCCCTTCAAAAGTCAATCTCATTAGATGCCAAG ACGTCACCCAGGCGCCAACTACAACCAACTCCGTATCTCCTACTACAAATAATTTTCCAACCAATCAACCTACCATTACCGCCTAA
- the LOC121409566 gene encoding uncharacterized protein LOC121409566: protein MATTMKLVISLCLLSVSCICLSEAFKLSVNEHLIKSCPGYMEKKRGEGYRCDSEVIDHVHDYAEQFEMAGYDGDIVEDYLDMANNGGICYMKDSKPEIVKGDCAAMELVCSEYEPQVVDFCSKLRKQSKATTAPTTTTEPTTEGAEGPEIEFPTPAGRAKAFQ, encoded by the exons ATGGCAACAACg ATGAAGCTGGTCATCTCACTGTGTCTTCTGTCAGTATCATGTATTTGCCTCTCAGAAGCCTTCA AATTGAGTGTCAACGAGCATCTTATCAAGTCTTGTCCTGGATACATGGAGAAGAAACGAGGCGAAGGTTACCGCTGCGACTCCGAGGTCATCGATCACGTCCACGACTACGCCGAACAGTTCGAAATGGCAGGCTACGACGGTGACATCGTTGAAGACTACCTCGACATGGCCAATAATGGCGGCATTTGCTACATGAAAGATTCCAAACCAGAGATTGTTAAGGGTGACTGTGCGGCCATGGAGCTGGTTTGCAGTGAATATGAACCTCAGGTCGTCGACTTCTGCTCCA AACTCAGAAAACAATCAAAGGCAACGACAGCACCCACCACTACAACGGAGCCTACCACTGAGGGGGCAGAGGGACCAGAGATCGAGTTCCCCACCCCAGCCGGACGGGCTAAAGCCTTCCAGTAA